Proteins co-encoded in one Aspergillus fumigatus Af293 chromosome 6, whole genome shotgun sequence genomic window:
- a CDS encoding putative GTPase activating protein (Tsc2) has protein sequence MSPDEVSLPSPYKSTAASLVDVFKTLGVARSRSQTPLSLEDDSSHSLSHTTDARRNNFLVLGFESMHRGSVVSSSSDTPRAPDFETSLRNLSQTQNLAHAIDEAEHVSRSLQWFTSDQSIALWEAGSYLIHNPDSPDARRSGSMLIEAVAARQDLSPSGRRIVFEAISCSSEPDVIPARVQSLISLSDHGRKLDFTSSSILPILSSCAVPLYELISSSRLKARKAKVGKVNGLGYDETALDDLLQFAVDLITLQRKRPSAEEVESLLDQIFTICKKTSVAADIKNSLAVFDAVILYADVPDGSFVPMLEVLCSIHASVKSLSGPTSRAVRNLAKSRWQTEMINTLDSFLMDLSGEESRNINVLRGTVYIFTDLVRAHGQDGIPQLRFEHLMDCLEVVIRKDDSRLEADVLELCLNILDGDFAHVALESSWSGFVRVLNSCSLRAIGECEERAASISSSQSPFSKTSTSEDAKSNILANAVQIAATVESLWDRLSREQKLEATRFLMNLCEHIEPSQAELVINTMRSENLCLPSRSDWVNYCQRLIRCFIRSRNKPSDIRISALDLLKDTFSTYDALVFFKGEGLLHLMLEKFSEEDDILFLESLVSFIVDTSALVVDDATFKFLVDTLSSPMNKDLDNPELFSPLASDAPSHQRRSSTELPPTLHPVSSHHQSLELSLSSVCTAGLVRIFLRSLNMSAGKAITVFEKLLNIAQSLERPADCRLNVLRLLFRLRCDSSGAVVVTSMSENDFLADASGRSGVDNSARTQASESAVGDQATSEENLRLSAQGRQSISRESLANILSRSAGRNTAAHSRSSVLTPPVWTFVSSQVLPENPPADSSPYVYAYTTPDLSPQSEYEPTQKVPLKANMWLETVITLLLREKNWEIYSYVLTHLAPQLSNRGLFRNAVPQIKLLRSVMCDQVKNESFREPPVSTGVKKTDVAGYIFDCLSVLVSYHEVFAKSEEDELVRAFMMGIIGSWGDTSRRCVHALSVCCHEIPLSVTKSLNGIFDKMAKVITMSNLAVHILEFLSLLARLPDVYVNLRDEEIRTVFGICIRFLQTSREHRVRAGDSSNRPSQTSSRLAGGVKEIATPGEPSDPSQQDGMSRYIYTLTHHVMVFWFLSLKLQDRAKHVNWITSRLIFRDEYGQERVEEQSQVFIDLMQRVAFSDLGETIPYETFPPSPSDGPVSKKSWVVGMSIVTVETAGVSGLTQITKRQASGTTYAMYQQRTAPVLPHQVPTSPDAHTHSDDMRTAVLPSHVLLQLTTTAFPTPTVMQPIPLPDDDMTRRALSIFDRNDIVDGHKIGVIYIDDGQTTESEILSNTIGSPDYEYFLSGLGTKVPIRGAQFNTQGLHPDVDGEFTYAWRDRVTEIVYHVATMMPTDFDRDPACINKKRHIGNDFVNIIFNRSNVPFNFNTIASQFNFINIIISPVCRIASASGAATPTPGDFERTSYTVKVMSKPGLPEISPASTAKVISGKNLAAFVRILALNASVFSLVWNSQGGEHVSSWRNRLREIKRLRERALGSQLQMSEAAEGAYPGQRRNTKPNIFSEEVPSRITPVKTDFATDWNAAADANILQNLDFSRWGR, from the coding sequence ATGTCTCCCGATGAAGTTTCGTTACCGTCTCCTTATAAAAGTACCGCTGCAAGTCTTGTGGACGTCTTCAAAACGCTAGGGGTCGCCCGTTCCAGATCGCAAACCCCACTTTCGCTGGAGGACGACAGCAGTCATTCCTTGTCGCATACGACGGATGCGCGGAGGAACAATTTCCTCGTACTCGGATTCGAATCAATGCATCGTGGTAGCGTGGTATCCAGTTCCTCGGACACTCCCAGGGCCCCGGATTTCGAAACATCTCTCAGGAATCTATCACAGACACAGAACCTAGCTCatgccatcgacgaggcggAGCATGTCTCCAGATCCCTGCAGTGGTTCACTTCAGACCAATCCATTGCGCTATGGGAGGCTGGTTCCTACCTCATCCACAATCCGGACTCGCCGGACGCCCGACGAAGTGGGTCAATGTTGATAGAAGCTGTTGCAGCCCGTCAGGATCTATCGCCTTCAGGTCGGCGCATCGTTTTTGAAGCGATTTCATGCTCGTCAGAGCCGGATGTAATACCGGCACGTGTGCAATCGTTGATATCGCTTTCGGATCACGGCAGAAAGTTGGACTTCACCTCATCGTCTATCCTTCCCATCCTTTCGTCATGCGCTGTCCCACTGTATGAGCTCATCTCGTCGTCCCGATTGAAAGCTCGCAAGGCCAAGGTTGGCAAAGTGAACGGACTTGGCTATGATGAAACAGCATTGGATGATTTGTTGCAGTTCGCTGTTGATTTGATCACGCTCCAACGGAAACGTCCAAGCGCCGAAGAGGTTGAGTCGTTGCTCGATCAGATTTTCACGATTTGCAAAAAGACGAGCGTTGCCGCGGACATCAAAAACTCGTTAGCAGTATTCGATGCCGTCATACTCTATGCAGACGTTCCGGACGGGAGTTTCGTTCCTATGCTAGAGGTTCTGTGCAGCATTCATGCTTCTGTGAAGTCCTTATCTGGGCCTACATCGAGAGCCGTCAGAAACCTTGCAAAGTCAAGATGGCAAACAGAAATGATCAACACCCTTGATTCATTTCTGATGGATTTATCTGGGGAAGAGAGTCGCAATATCAACGTTTTGCGCGGTACAGTGTACATTTTCACAGACTTGGTTCGCGCTCATGGTCAGGATGGCATACCGCAGCTTCGCTTCGAGCATCTAATGGATTGTCTCGAGGTGGTGATTCGTAAAGATGACAGTCGCTTAGAAGCAGATGTGCTAGAGTTGTGTTTGAACATTTTGGATGGCGATTTCGCTCACGTGGCTCTGGAAAGCAGCTGGTCCGGGTTTGTGAGGGTTCTCAACTCATGTTCCCTCAGAGCTATTGGTGAGTGTGAAGAGCGCGCCGCCTCAATTTCTAGTTCACAGTCGCCCTTCTCAAAAACTAGCACGTCTGAAGACGCAAAATCGAATATCCTCGCCAACGCTGTTCAAATCGCGGCCACAGTCGAATCCCTCTGGGACCGTTTGAGCAGAGAGCAAAAATTGGAAGCTACACGATTCCTGATGAACCTGTGTGAGCACATTGAGCCGTCGCAGGCTGAGCTCGTCATCAACACGATGAGATCCGAAAATCTTTGCCTCCCTTCTAGGTCAGACTGGGTCAACTATTGCCAGAGATTGATTCGCTGCTTCATCCGATCTCGCAACAAGCCATCTGATATCCGAATTTCAGCCTTGGATCTCCTGAAAGACACGTTTTCAACCTACGATGCATTAGTATTTTTCAAGGGAGAAGGGTTGCTCCACCTTATGCTTGAAAAGTTtagcgaggaagatgacatTTTATTCCTAGAATCACTAGTATCTTTTATCGTTGATACGTCCGCCCTCGTTGTCGATGACGCTACCTTCAAGTTCCTGGTAGATACCTTGAGTTCACCCATGAACAAAGATCTCGACAACCCCGAGCTTTTCAGTCCCCTGGCCTCCGATGCACCTTCGCATCAACGTCGTTCATCTACGGAATTGCCGCCCACCCTACATCCTGTTAgctctcatcatcaatcgTTGGAATTGTCTCTCTCAAGCGTTTGTACCGCTGGACTTGTCAGAATATTCCTTAGATCGCTCAATATGTCAGCCGGCAAAGCGATTACAGTGTTCGAGAAGCTTCTCAACATTGCGCAGTCCCTTGAACGACCTGCAGATTGCCGTCTGAATGTTCTGCGGTTATTGTTCCGACTCCGATGTGATTCATCTGGCGCTGTTGTAGTAACATCAATGTCTGAGAACGATTTTTTGGCGGACGCTTCGGGTCGAAGTGGTGTTGATAACAGCGCTAGAACACAGGCTTCTGAAAGCGCAGTTGGAGATCAAGCTACGAGTGAGGAGAACTTGCGATTGTCTGCTCAAGGAAGGCAGTCAATAAGCAGGGAATCACTTGCAAACATCTTATCCAGATCCGCTGGCCGAAACACTGCAGCTCACTCCCGTTCATCGGTCTTAACACCCCCGGTCTGGACGTTCGTCTCATCACAAGTTCTACCCGAGAATCCACCGGCTGACTCGAGTCCTTACGTGTATGCTTACACGACCCCCGACCTGTCGCCTCAATCTGAATACGAGCCTACACAAAAAGTCCCGTTGAAGGCCAACATGTGGCTGGAGACAGTCATAACGCTGCTCCTCCGAGAAAAGAATTGGGAAATCTATAGTTACGTCCTGACGCACCTGGCTCCGCAGCTTAGCAACCGAGGCCTTTTCCGCAACGCTGTTCCTCAAATCAAACTATTACGCAGCGTCATGTGTGATCAGGTCAAGAACGAATCGTTTCGAGAGCCCCCAGTATCTACAGGTGTCAAGAAAACGGACGTGGCTGGCTATATTTTCGATTGCCTCTCCGTACTGGTCAGTTATCACGAGGTCTTCGCCAagagcgaggaagatgagcttGTACGCGCCTTTATGATGGGCATCATAGGATCTTGGGGTGATACATCTCGCAGATGTGTACATGCGCTTTCTGTGTGTTGCCATGAAATTCCACTGTCTGTGACGAAATCGTTGAATGGCATATTCGACAAGATGGCGAAAGTGATTACTATGTCCAACCTAGCAGTACACATTCTCGAGTTTCTGTCCCTCCTTGCACGGCTGCCCGATGTCTACGTCAATTTACGCGACGAAGAGATCCGAACCGTTTTCGGTATCTGTATTCGCTTCCTCCAGACCTCTAGAGAGCATCGCGTGAGGGCCGGTGACTCGTCGAATCGGCCCAGCCAGACCTCATCACGGCTTGCTGGTGGTGTCAAAGAGATAGCGACGCCAGGCGAGCCCTCTGATCCATCACAGCAAGATGGAATGTCGAGATACATCTACACTCTGACTCATCATGTCATGGTATTTTGGTTTTTGTCCTTGAAACTTCAGGATCGGGCAAAGCATGTCAACTGGATTACCAGCAGACTCATTTTCAGGGATGAATACGGGCAGGAAAGGGTTGAAGAACAGAGCCAGGTCTTCATTGATCTGATGCAGAGAGTCGCATTCTCCGATTTGGGAGAGACCATTCCATATGAAACGTTCCCTCCATCGCCCTCGGATGGACCCGTGTCCAAAAAGTCGTGGGTTGTCGGTATGAGCATAGTCACCGTGGAGACAGCTGGAGTATCTGGTTTGACTCAAATTACGAAGCGACAAGCTTCCGGAACCACTTATGCGATGTACCAGCAGCGGACAGCTCCTGTGCTTCCTCATCAAGTGCCGACCTCACCTGATGCGCATACCCACTCGGACGATATGCGCACTGCTGTGCTACCTTCCCACGTGCTACTGCAGCTGACAACCACAGCTTTTCCTACACCCACCGTAATGCAACCAATCCCGCTTCCTGACGACGACATGACTCGCAGAGCGCTAAGCATTTTTGACCGGAATGACATTGTCGATGGCCATAAAATAGGCGTCATATACATAGACGACGGCCAAACAACCGAGTCGGAGATCCTTTCTAATACCATTGGTAGCCCTGACTACGAGTACTTCCTTTCCGGTCTGGGAACCAAGGTACCTATCAGAGGAGCACAGTTCAACACCCAGGGATTGCATCCGGACGTGGATGGCGAGTTCACTTATGCTTGGAGAGACCGAGTCACGGAGATAGTATACCACGTtgcgacgatgatgcccaCCGATTTTGATAGAGACCCGGCTTGTATCAACAAGAAGCGACATATTGGGAACGACTTTGTCaatatcatcttcaatcgGTCCAATGTTCCATTCAATTTCAACACGATTGCGTCTCAGTTCAACTTTATCAATATTATCATTAGTCCCGTGTGCCGCATCGCATCTGCATCTGGTGCCGCAACTCCGACGCCCGGTGATTTTGAACGGACATCCTACACCGTGAAGGTCATGAGCAAGCCTGGACTGCCCGAAATCTCACCCGCATCGACGGCCAAGGTCATTTCTGGAAAGAACCTCGCAGCTTTTGTGCGCATTCTTGCGTTGAACGCATCCGTGTTTTCTCTCGTATGGAACAGCCAAGGAGGCGAGCATGTTTCCTCTTGGCGCAATCGCCTTCGCGAGATCAAACGGCTCAGAGAACGGGCACTGGGCTCGCAGTTGCAAATGTCAGAGGCCGCGGAGGGTGCCTACCCGGGTCAACGACGCAACACCAAGCCCAACATTTTCTCCGAAGAGGTGCCTTCGCGAATAACCCCTGTCAAAACGGACTTTGCTACCGATTGGAATGCCGCTGCAGATGCCAACATTTTGCAGAACTTGGACTTTTCTCGATGGGGCCGTTAA
- a CDS encoding peptide chain release factor family protein, giving the protein MPHPATPTTLQQSLSILRTSLLPKAIHPPPSLRRSFTLASSLSAKQLPPRLKIDDADLTVSYLKGTGPGGQKINKTNSAVQLIHKPTGIVVKSQATRSRSQNEKIARQILADKVEELLKGDASRNAIRAERARKKKASKMKKTRRKYRELGKGAQNEKHEDGDEVDVEDDTGDGSEVQGAPHVSRCDAEDSTTQKTCDNHAAEQKQLG; this is encoded by the exons ATGCCACACCCCGCAACACCGACAACGCTCCAGCAAAGCCTATCCATCCTAAGGACCTCCCTCTTACCCAAAGCCATCCACCCGCCGCCCTCCCTCCGCCGCTCCTTCACCCTCGCTTCGTCCCTCTCCGCAAAACAGCTCCCTCCGCGCCTCAAAATCGACGATGCCGACTTGACAGTGTCCTACCTTAAGGGTACCGGCCCAGGAGGCCAGAAGATC AACAAAACCAACTCCGCcgtccagctcatccacaAACCCACCGGCATAGTGGTAAAATCCCAAGCCACCCGCTCCCGGTCCCAGAATGAGAAAATCGCTCGGCAGATCCTCGCTGATAAAGTAGAGGAGTTGCTAAAGGGCGATGCGAGCCGGAATGCCATCCGGGCAGAGCGTGCacgcaagaagaaggcgagcaagatgaagaagacacGGCGGAAGTATCGTGAGTTAGGAAAGGGGGCGCAAAATGAGAagcatgaagatggagacgaGGTCGACGTAGAAGATGATACGGGGGATGGTTCTGAGGTCCAAGGAGCGCCGCATGTCTCTCGCTGCGATGCTGAAGATTCTACCACCCAGAAAACTTGTGATAATCACGCCGCtgagcagaagcagctcggATGA
- a CDS encoding dodecenoyl-CoA isomerase — MAAEDLITLTYKERIAIITFNRPEKLNALNADLYYLLGERLREIEKRDDIFITILTGTGRYFSAGADVNSTRPGGGLNSDTRREITRTFVVNNLDLTRTVYNHPKILVAALNGPAVGLSAALVAFADFVYAAPHTFLLTPFSSLGLVAEGGASRAFVERLGISKANEALIMSKRITCEELVATGFVNKVISAPSGKPDDSEGFLKKVLEEVEDRLGTHLNQSSLLKIKELIRRPERELLDRQNTYEVFAGMERFVKGYPQEEFRKLASGEKRHKL; from the exons ATGGCGGCTGAAGATCTTATCACTCTTACATACAAAGAGCGTATTGCGATCATTACATTCAACCGCCCCGAGAAGCTTAACGCTCTTAATGCAGACCTCTACTACCTGCTCGGTGAGCGGTTACGGGAAATTGAGAAGCGAGACGACATTTTCATCACCATCCTGACAGGAACTGGTCGTTACTTCTCCGC CGGAGCAGACGTGAACTCCACCCGGCCAGGCGGCGGCCTGAACAGCGACACCCGGCGAGAGATCACTCGGACCTTCGTCGTCAACAACCTCGATCTCACCCGCACCGTCTACAACCACCCCAAGATCCTTGTCGCCGCACTCAACGGTCCAGCAGTCGGTCTCTCCGCAGCCCTCGTCGCCTTCGCAGACTTCGTCTACGCCGCCCCGCACACCTTCCTCCTTACCCCATTCTCCTCCCTCGGCCTCGTCGCCGAGGGCGGCGCCTCCCGCGCCTTTGTAGAGCGCCTGGGAATCTCCAAGGCCAACGAAGCGCTCATCATGAGCAAGCGGATCACCTGCGAGGAGCTGGTGGCCACCGGCTTCGTGAACAAGGTCATCTCCGCTCCGTCCGGTAAACCCGATGACTCGGAGGGCTTCCTTAAGAAGGTTCTTGAGGAGGTTGAGGATCGTCTGGGTACGCATCTGAACCAGTCGAGTCTGCTCAAGATCAAAGAGCTCATTCGTCGTCCGGAGCGGGAGCTGCTTGACCGCCAGAATACTTATGAGGTGTTTGCCGGGATGGAGCGGTTCGTGAAGGGTTATCCCCAGGAGGAATTTCGCAAGTTGGCCTCGGGTGAGAAAAGGCATAAGCTGTAG
- the cdc123 gene encoding cell proliferation protein CDC123 produces MPLLDPNTQTLAESSAAQPQRLPFPPVTYSHILHCSYHQWQPRYRTLTPKSRAIPLTPSFVSYLRANGIVLPPETTRPHGDDDIDTFSDDGADEESDPSVEWQEIHSQIKSTISEFGGKVTPKLNWSAPKDAVWMSATNDLQCRTPNDIYLLLKSSDFITHDLEHPFDGCVPDPDDSSEAPATQPDIPYYLVLRKYVNFNPSLEFRCFVRNRVLLCMCQRDQNHFDFLFSLRDTLRSRIQAFFDEKLKDTFPDPNFVFDVYIPEPHQRVWLIDINPWADRTDPLLFSWLEILQMKDPIGIKEEDTDAPEESFVRLSLNGATPTVVEVNRDEDSESEKDVGSADDGDDSPFLPEFRLVKRDDPEAYSFSTPQYSAHKLPKEVVDASLAGSGGMSEFLGKWQDILAKQTQEDTDSDDGR; encoded by the exons ATGCCGCTTCTAGACCCGAATACACAGACTCTGGCTGAGTCTTCGGCGGCGCAGCCGCAGAGGCTGCCCTTTCCCCCAGTCACTTACTCTCACATCCTTCATTGCTCTTATCATCAATGGCAACCTCG ATACCGCACACTCACCCCTAAATCTCGTGCTATACCTTTGACACCTTCATTCGTATCCTACCTCCGCGCCAACGGAATCGTTCTACCGCCAGAGACCACACGGCCacatggcgatgatgacatAGACACATTTTCCGACGATGGTGCGGATGAGGAGTCAGATCCATCCGTTGAATGGCAAGAGATCCACTCCCAGATCAAGTCAACCATCTCAGAGTTTGGCGGCAAAGTGACACCAAAGCTAAACTGGAGTGCGCCAAAGGATGCCGTATGGATGTCAGCGACGAACGATCTTCAATGCCGAACGCCAAATGATATATACCTCCTCCTGAAGAGCAGCGACTTCATCACACACGACTTGGAGCATCCATTTGACGGTTGTGTGCCCGATCCAGACGATTCGTCCGAGGCACCTGCCACCCAGCCCGATATCCCTTACTACCTCGTCCTCCGCAAATACGTCAACTTCAACCCCTCTCTTGAATTTCGTTGCTTTGTCCGTAACCGCGTGCTTTTGTGCATGTGCCAGCGTGACCAGAATCATTTTGActtcctcttctcgctgcGGGATACCCTTCGATCACGCATCCAGGCATTCTTCGACGAGAAGCTCAAAGACACATTCCCAGACCCCAACTTCGTTTTTGACGTGTATATCCCCGAGCCGCACCAGCGTGTGTGGCTTATCGACATCAACCCTTGGGCGGACAGAACCGACCCACTTTTGTTCAGCTGGCTGGAAATCCTGCAGATGAAGGACCCTATCGGAATTAAGGAAGAGGACACAGATGCTCCCGAGGAAAGCTTTGTTCGACTGTCTCTCAACGGAGCAACCCCCACAGTGGTGGAGGTAAACAGAGATGAGGACTCCGAATCAGAAAAAGATGTTGGAAGCGCAGACGATGGGGACGACTCGCCGTTCCTCCCGGAATTCCGTCTCGTGAAACGTGATGACCCAGAGGCATATTCTTTTAGTACGCCTCAGTACTCCGCGCACAAGTTGCCCAaagaggttgttgatgcGTCTCTTGCTGGGTCAGGTGGCATGAGTGAGTTTTTGGGTAAATGGCAGGACATTCTAGCCAAGCAGACACAGGAGGATACGGACAGTGACGATGGACGATAG
- a CDS encoding COG1/VPS51 family protein — protein MASAGPDPQSLKSWQDAFQYPIPTVRHLEQELHRDIASNKERLRALVGTRYRELVGTAETIVVMNREIQEVDSTLADIGRRCNPRLIERMHAHMNQIKDDAQDKETERRALGAQLSLLHRCTQAIAYLLRKRASTLLTAKLLVLSRLLHKTLSQQKTVPPFLDNLRNQLASLRRTLLKRIDKRLASAKSIVDDTIESLAAYCLATSSSSDDAIRHFHHVRLDVIGNLLGLHESSGENVSNALQLYIQTLQMSKTLLSRRLSDVLNKLKARPILADPDILSLDELSVDVLGRWVAADVKNFTPWIKLSELSKPEAEKTIKQWSRQAFDAFIKGCSHTLTDWCNFSELLALRRKTLELWLSSWGSTPTHSPMNILGGIQSVFNERLSQILSHQAKELEQFGRAVSSVVTNWDTNEHVEALSLWDDELINLDYSDGAAVFKQTIADRLLGRDADVSAVLAKYETWLAAIDKSKQYINDMKRVRWTDILEEGEEEDADMDITAILNDDDTALLTNALQQSVRESFNHLQSSFVEILSSFGPSHRDKKAAFLLKLVRLVRKDLPVNFISSDFSLFKDIVPQLQEILIAQVVTLTEPSNLWPKRVSQTNEILQGRTLWEGDPELPVQPSPAIFKFLRHLVDTMDAYGLGLWDVSTTQALKEGMRKELWATAAATLKALESVNDQEGSAVSKEAQAVENGDNDNIEQSEANVAIGAQNTDDYKIQLYFDLLYLRNALSITKSAQDSLPDPVESLFSSLNSNPTTVKILEQRAHDYWKRTHLLFGLLEVGTEQL, from the exons ATGGCCTCGGCCGGTCCGGATCCTCAAAGCCTCAAGTCATGGCAGGATGCCTTTCAGTACCCAATTCCCACCGTTCGCCATCTGGAACAGGAGCTACATCGGGACATCGCGAGCAACAAGGAGAGGCTCCGGGCTCTCGTAGG AACGAGATATCGGGAGCTCGTTGGGACTGCCGAGACAATTGTGGTGATGAACCGCGAGATTCAGGAGGTGGATTCGACTTTGGCCGATATTGGACGAAGATGCAACCCACGATTAATCGAGAGGATGCATGCGCACATGAATCAAATAAAAGATGATGCTCAGGATAAAG AAACAGAGCGACGAGCACTGGGTGCTCAGCTTTCACTTCTCCACCGCTGCACACAGGCGATTGCATATCTACTGAGAAAGCGCGCTTCTACACTGCTGACGGCGAAACTACTGGTGCTTTCTCGTCTACTTCACAAAACCCTTTCACAGCAGAAGACCGTCCCGCCATTCCTGGACAATTTGCGCAACCAGTTAGCGTCCCTTCGGCGGACACTCCTGAAAAGAATCGACAAGCGGCTCGCGTCCGCAAAGTCCATCGTTGACGATACAATCGAGTCATTGGCCGCTTATTGCCTAGCGACAAGCTCCTCATCAGACGATGCTATTCGCCATTTTCACCACGTTCGCCTGGATGTCATTGGAAACCTGCTGGGACTTCATGAGTCGTCAGGCGAGAATGTTTCGAACGCGCTACAGCTTTACATCCAAACTCTGCAAATGTCGAAgactcttctttctcgtcgACTGTCAGATGTGCTCAATAAGTTGAAAGCAAGACCTATCTTGGCCGATCCTGACATCCTCAGTCTCGATGAACTGAGTGTTGACGTGCTGGGCCGTTGGGTAGCTGCAGACGTCAAGAATTTCACTCCTTGGATCAAACTAAGTGAGCTGTCGAAACCAGAAGCAGAAAAGACAATTAAACAGTGGTCAAGACAAGCATTCGACGCTTTCATCAAAGGCTGCAGTCACACCTTGACAGACTGGTGCAATTTCTCTGAATTACTTGCTCTTCGTCGCAAAACTTTGGAATTATGGCTCAGCTCCTGGGGCTCAACACCTACTCATTCGCCCATGAACATCCTCGGAGGCATTCAATCTGTTTTCAATGAGCGGCTTAGCCAAATATTATCACATCAGGCCAAAGAATTGGAGCAATTCGGCCGAGCTGTTTCTTCTGTGGTCACAAATTGGGACACCAACGAACACGTTGAAGCTCTCTCCCTGTGGGATGACGAACTAATCAATCTTGACTACTCAGATGGGGCGGCCGTATTCAAACAAACAATCGCAGATAGATTGCTTGGCCGCGACGCAGACGTATCCGCAGTATTAGCGAAGTACGAAACCTGGCTTGCGGCCATTGACAAGTCCAAGCAGTATATCAATGACATGAAACGAGTGCGATGGACCGACATCCTcgaggaaggagaagaggaagatgcagacaTGGATATAACAGCCATATTAAACGACGACGACACTGCGTTGTTGACAAACGCGCTCCAACAATCTGTCCGAGAGTCGTTCAACCATCTGCAGTCATCCTTCGTCGAGATTCTCAGTTCCTTTGGACCTTCTCATCGAGACAAGAAAGCCGCCTTTCTGCTAAAACTCGTTAGGCTGGTTAGGAAGGACCTGCCCGTTAACTTCATTTCAAGCGATTTCTCCCTGTTCAAAGACATCGTCCCTCAGCTGCAAGAAATCCTTATCGCACAGGTAGTCACACTTACAGAGCCCTCGAATCTATGGCCCAAACGCGTCTCCCAAACAAACGAAATATTGCAAGGCCGGACCCTTTGGGAGGGTGACCCTGAACTTCCGGTCCAGCCTTCACCAGCAATCTTCAAATTCCTCCGACATCTTGTAGACACGATGGATGCCTACGGCTTAGGGCTTTGGGACGTGTCTACCACTCAAGCACTGAAGGAAGGAATGCGAAAAGAGCTTTGGGCCACCGCCGCAGCTACTCTTAAGGCTTTGGAGTCGGTAAAtgatcaagaaggaagcgCAGTATCgaaagaagctcaagcagTCGAGAATGGAGACAATGATAATATTGAGCAGTCGGAAGCCAATGTTGCGATCGGAGCGCAAAACACCGACGATTACAAGATCCAGCTCTACTTTGATCTGCTCTACTTAAGAAATGCTCTGTCGATCACGAAGTCAGCTCAGGACTCTTTGCCAGACCCTGTAGAAAGCCTCTTCAGCAGTCTAAACTCGAATCCGACGACGGTCAAAATTCTTGAGCAACGAGCGCATGATTATTGGAAACGGACGCATCTGTTGTTCGGGCTACTGGAAGTGGGGACAGAGCAATTATGA